One window from the genome of Sardina pilchardus chromosome 12, fSarPil1.1, whole genome shotgun sequence encodes:
- the LOC134098327 gene encoding meprin A subunit alpha-like, whose translation MRLLGIVCSLALLSLSSSFTVGLLFVSLSVSGCVTHAIDGDGLIRRDIPFINKGLKTPVVHGDIALPPGRNGLVDKTYRWTFPIPYILTDSLDLNAKGVIHQAFETYRLKSCVDFKPHEGEASFIKFEKLDGCWSMVGDLKEGQQLSLGEGCDYKGTIMHELLHALGFYHEQSRTDRNDYVDIWWDQVLPGMEHNFDYYVDSYITDQNTPYDYESIMHYGPYSFNKDPNYPTITAKDPEMTKLLGQYNDFSDMDLLRLNRMYNCSAPLTLLDQCAFESKSVCGMIQNAKDNADWTLTPSTPAAPDHTLVGQCNNAGFFMLYPTNTGLPDDSAFLESRILYPKRKLQCLQFFYKMTGSLKDKLVIWAKKEDPKGNTLSTTAAATFYGDDDHSWKIAHVPFTMDGKFRYAFQGLRGDPSSSKGGIVIDDISLAETRCPSGVWRIANFSQHIANMAPGEYLQSPRFHSPEGYGFGIQLVPNSEVYSGWMGAFLHLTSWVNDNVLQWPAGNRQVTITILDQHPDVTRRQSFSYSFTTERMQLIPGTNQNFWGKPELVGTYDPSCDCYRGPTWGWNGFFSHSELQQRRSYLKNDDLILFIEFEDLTSLDNLVQPRTGAV comes from the exons ATGAGGCTCCTGGGCATCGTCTGCAGCCTGGCTCTTCTCAGcctgtcctcctccttcacAGTAGGGctgctctttgtctctctgtctgtctctggctgTGTCA CTCATGCCATTGATGGAGATGGTCTTATCAGGAGAGACATCCCATTCATCAACAAAG GATTGAAAACTCCAGTTGTGCATGGAGACATTGCCCTACCT CCTGGTCGCAATGGGCTGGTTGACAAGACCTACAGATGGACATTCCCCATTCCATACATCCTGACCGACTCCCTtg ATCTGAATGCTAAGGGGGTGATCCACCAGGCGTTTGAGACCTACAGACTGAAGTCCTGTGTAGACTTTAAACCTCATGAAGGAGAGGCGAGCTTCATCAAATTTGAAAAGCTGGATGG TTGCTGGTCGATGGTTGGAGACCTGAAGGAGGGCCAGCAGCTCTCTCTGGGCGAGGGCTGTGACTACAAAGGCACCATCATGCATGAACTCCTCCACGCCCTCGGCTTCTACCACGAACAGTCCCGCACTGACAGGAACGACTACGTCGACATCTGGTGGGACCAAGTCCTGCCCG GTATGGAGCATAACTTTGACTATTACGTCGACAGCTACATAACAGACCAGAACACACCATATGACTATGAGTCCATCATGCATTACGGCCCCTACTCCTTCAACAAGGACCCAAATTACCCCACCATCACGGCCAAGGACCCCGAGATGACCAAGCTGCTCGGCCAGTACAACGACTTCAGTGACATGGACCTGCTGAGACTGAATAGGATGTACAACTGTT CCGCTCCACTGACTCTGTTGGACCAGTGTGCTTTTGAgtccaagagtgtgtgtggaatgatTCAGAACGCCAAAGACAACGCAGACTGGACCCTCACCCCCAGCACTCCGGCAGCACCTGACCACACTCTAGTGGGACAGTGCAACA ATGCTGGATTCTTCATGCTCTATCCCACAAACACCGGGCTTCCTGATGACTCAGCATTTTTAGAGTCCAGGATCCTGTACCCTAAAAGGAAGCTCCAATGTCTGCAGTTCTTCTACAAGATGACTGGAAGCCTGAAGGACAAACTTGTGATTTGGGCCAAGAAGGAGGACCCCAAGGGGAATACCCTTTCCACCACAGCAGCTGCCACTTTCTACG GTGATGATGACCACTCCTGGAAAATCGCACATGTGCCTTTCACCATGGATGGCAAATTCCGCTATGCCTTCCAGGGTCTCCGCGGAGACCCGTCTAGCTCCAAGGGTGGCATTGTGATCGACGACATCAGTTTGGCAGAGACACGGTGCCCGAGTGGAGTTTGGCGCATTGCCAACTTCAGCCAACACATTGCCAACATGGCCCCGGGTGAGTATCTCCAGAGCCCACGCTTCCACAGTCCCGAGGGCTACGGCTTTGGCATCCAACTCGTGCCCAACTCGGAGGTGTACTCCGGCTGGATGGGCGCCTTCCTCCACCTTACCAGCTGGGTGAACGACAACGTTCTCCAGTGGCCGGCGGGGAACCGACAGGTCACCATAACGATTCTGGACCAGCACCCCGACGTGACGCGCCGTCAGTCCTTCTCCTACAGCTTCACCACAGAACGCATGCAGCTCATACCTG GCACCAACCAAAACTTCTGGGGCAAGCCTGAGTTGGTGGGTACGTACGACCCTTCCTGTGATTGCTACCGCGGGCCGACCTGGGGTTGGAACGGTTTCTTCTCCCACAGTGAGCTCCAGCAGCGGAGGAGCTACTTGAAAAATGATGATCTCATTCTCTTCATCGAGTTTGAAG ATCTCACCTCTCTGGACAATCTCGTTCAGCCAAGAACAGGCGCCGTCTGA
- the mep1a.2 gene encoding meprin A subunit alpha — translation MGSLNTRWKITILTAFLLVLKAEALPTYYDDGSDVDAGELREDIPEINLESSRDLFQGDIAVDPRRNAILDGNWKFPIPYILTDSLELNAKGVILQAFEMYRLKSCVDFKPYEGESTYISFTKLDGCWSFVGDFGTGQNLSIGARCDTRAIVEHELLHALGFYHEQSRSDRDDYVKIHWDEILEGREHNFNKYEDDFITDLNTPYDYESIMHYRPLSFNKNPNVPTITTAIPAFNNVIGQRLDFSAVDLERLNRKYECAAPLTLLDQCSFEQINICGMIQNEQDNGDWVQTPSTTGNNDHTLGGQCRDAGLFMHFDTSKSALGKSALLESRILYPRRSHQCLQFFYRMTGAAGDRLVIWLRMDDSTGNPRKVIKVHTITGDGNDSWKIAHVPLSTGEKFRYFFQGTAGVENQVSSGISIDDITLSETPCPGAVWQISGFSNILASTPVGTGIRSGRFYNSEGYGYGFTVYPKGRSADSAEYVGVTIHLYSGENDGVLEWPAVNRQVTITAMDQDPDATLRMSNSRSFTSDSSITWNRPVAANGTWDTACSCYRGPEIGWGTFISHLQLHRRSFLKNDDLIIMVDFDDLTHLLKTEVPVVASAKEERPLDEKEPLPPNEIAAQEGRPREARAATQSCSPNPCLNGGVCVEKEGQATCRCASGRSTFYSGDMCETRQVAGSVVGVLVGGVVGSMVLLMAIFAVIRQRD, via the exons ATGGGCTCCTTGAACACAAGGTGGAAAATCACAATTTTAACAGCATTTCTGTTGGTTCTGAAG GCTGAAGCACTGCCGACATATTATGATGATG GGAGTGATGTGGATGCAGGGGAGCTGAGAGAAGACATTCCCGAAATTAATTTAG AATCATCAAGAGATCTCTTCCAAGGAGATATTGCCGTAGAT cccAGAAGAAATGCCATTCTGGATGGCAACTGGAAGTTCCCTATCCCTTACATCCTGACAGATTCTTTGG AGCTGAATGCCAAAGGTGTGATCTTGCAAGCATTTGAGATGTATCGGCTCAAGTCCTGCGTTGACTTCAAGCCTTATGAAGGCGAGAGCACTTACATCTCTTTCACTAAGCTGGACGG GTGCTGGTCTTTTGTGGGCGACTTTGGGACAGGCCAAAACCTGTCCATCGGGGCCAGGTGTGACACCAGAGCCATTGTTGAGCACGAGCTCCTCCATGCCCTCGGCTTCTACCATGAGCAGTCGCGGTCTGACCGTGATGATTACGTCAAAATACACTGGGACGAAATCCTGGAGG GGAGAGAGCACAATTTTAACAAGTACGAGGATGACTTCATCACGGACTTGAACACGCCATATGATTATGAGTCCATCATGCACTACCGCCCCCTTTCCTTCAACAAGAATCCCAACGTTCCCACCATCACCACGGCAATCCCTGCTTTCAACAATGTGATAGGCCAGCGGCTGGACTTCAGCGCAGTCGACCTGGAGAGACTGAACCGCAAGTATGAATGCG CCGCTCCTCTGACTCTGCTGGACCAGTGCTCTTTTGAGCAGATCAACATCTGTGGGATGATTCAGAACGAGCAGGACAACGGGGACTGGGTCCAGACCCCCAGCACCACTGGCAATAATGACCACACCCTGGGCGGCCAGTGCAGAG ATGCCGGACTGTTTATGCACTTCGACACGTCAAAGTCTGCATTAGGGAAGAGTGCTCTGCTGGAGTCTCGGATCCTGTACCCCCGCAGGAGCCACCAGTGCCTGCAGTTCTTCTACAGGATGACCGGGGCTGCCGGAGACCGCCTGGTCATCTGGCTGAGGATGGACGACAGCACGGGGAACCCTCGCAAAGTGATTAAAGTGCACACCATCACAG GTGATGGGAATGATTCCTGGAAGATTGCTCACGTGCCTCTGAGCACCGGCGAGAAGTTCCGTTACTTTTTCCAGGGCACGGCGGGAGTTGAGAACCAGGTTTCGAGTGGCATCTCCATCGACGACATCACTCTGTCGGAGACGCCGTGCCCCGGCGCCGTATGGCAGATCAGCGGCTTCAGCAACATCCTCGCCTCCACGCCAGTTGGCACCGGCATCCGCAGCGGCCGCTTCTACAACTCTGAGGGCTACGGGTACGGGTTCACCGTTTACCCCAAAGGCCGAAGCGCAGACTCTGCTGAATACGTTGGAGTGACCATTCACCTTTACAGTGGTGAGAATGATGGCGTGTTGGAGTGGCCGGCCGTGAACAGACAGGTCACCATCACTGCCATGGACCAAGACCCGGATGCCACGTTGCGGATGTCCAACAGCCGCAGCTTCACCTCTG ATTCCAGCATCACTTGGAACAGGCCAGTGGCTGCGAATGGTACCTGGGACACAGCCTGCTCCTGCTACAGGGGACCGGAGATAGGCTGGGGCACCTTCATCTCCCACCTGCAGCTGCACAGGAGGAGCTTCCTGAAGAACGACGACCTTATCATCATGGTTGACTTTGATG ACCTGACTCACTTGCTGAAGACCGAGGTGCCGGTGGTGGCCTCAGCCAAGGAGGAGAGGCCGCTGGACGAGAAGGAGCCGCTCCCGCCCAATGAGATTGCAGCACAAGAGGGCCGACCCAGAGAGGCGCGCGCCGCCACCCAGTCCTGCTCCCCCAACCCCTGTCTGaacggaggagtgtgtgtggagaaagagGGCCAGGCCACCTGCag GTGTGCGTCTGGGCGATCCACTTTCTATTCAGGTGACATGTGTGAAACTCGGCAGGTTGCAGGATCTGTTGTGGGGGTTCTGGTTGGAGGAGTAGTGGGCTCCATGGTTCTACTTATGGCCATCTTTGCAGTTATTCGTCAGAGGGATTAA
- the mep1a.1 gene encoding meprin A, alpha (PABA peptide hydrolase), tandem duplicate 1, translating into MSSSRLLFITGLLAASCLSAVHATADVHEVEHEINENPYLNLGVKTKTPLVEGDMAIPLGRNALLNTTFRWTFPIPYILSDDLDLNAKGCIFQAFEMYRLKSCIDFKPYEGEKSYIKFVKQNGCWSMVGDQQDGQLLSLGPGCDHKAVIEHELLHAVGFYHEQSRQDRDDYVNIDLAQVTDGLQHNFNKYDDSFITDQNTAYDYESVMHYRPFSFNKDPNIPTITTKIPEFYNVIGQYLDFSKLDVLRMNRMYKCPSSLTLLDQCSFEYTNICGMIQSATEEADWIHTLSSPGFEDHTLSGQCRDAGYFMHVNTSVGNAEDSALLQSRLLYPKRKQQCLQYFYKMTGSVKDRLVVWLKMDDGTGTVRKLKKVHTIYADADHSWRIVHVPVEVTVKFRYAFQAVRGDPAAGGGIFIDDVTMTETPCPAGVWRIPNFSQLMATSDSSTVLDSPRFYSPEGYAFGVRVKPMSDYYDYTGNYTGLYFHLLSGEDDVVMEWPAVNRQAKLVIMDQDPDVKLRMSTARSLTTDLIKTPDGKLWWDNPSKVGTWDTTNKWYRSESRGWRNMVKHFDLKRRNYLKNDDLIIFVDFEDLTPLIKTEVPVVPHP; encoded by the exons ATGTCCTCCTCTAGGCTTCTCTTCATAACAGGGCTGCTCGCGGCATCGTGCTTGTCTGCT GTTCATGCAACTGCTGATGTGCATG AGGTGGAACATGAGATCAATGAGAACCCTTATCTTAACCTCG gagttaaaacTAAAACTCCTCTGGTGGAGGGAGATATGGCCATACCA CTTGGTCGTAATGCTCTCCTAAACACAACATTCAGATGGACATTTCCTATCCCTTACATCTTGTCTGATGACCTTG ATCTGAATGCCAAAGGCTGCATCTTTCAGGCTTTTGAGATGTATCGCCTCAAATCCTGTATTGACTTCAAGCCTTATGAAGGGGAAAAGAGCTATATTAAATTTGTGAAACAGAATGG TTGTTGGTCCATGGTTGGTGACCAGCAGGATGGCCAGCTGCTCTCTCTGGGTCCTGGTTGTGACCATAAGGCTGTGATTGAACATGAGTTGCTGCACGCTGTAGGTTTCTACCATGAGCAGTCTCGCCAGGACCGAGACGACTATGTCAACATTGATCTCGCTCAAGTCACTGATG GGTTGCAGCATAACTTCAATAAGTACGATGACAGCTTCATCACCGATCAGAACACGGCCTACGACTACGAATCTGTCATGCACTACCGTCCCTTCTCCTTTAACAAAGATCCCAACATCCCCACAATCACCACCAAGATTCCCGAGTTCTACAACGTCATTGGCCAATACCTGGACTTCAGTAAACTGGATGTGTTACGGATGAACAGGATGTATAAATGCC cctcctctctcactctactgGACCAGTGCTCCTTCGAGTACACCAACATCTGTGGGATGATCCAGAGCGCCACCGAGGAAGCAGACTGGATCCACACACTGAGCAGCCCAGGCTTTGAGGACCACACCCTCTCCGGACAATgcagag ATGCTGGATACTTCATGCATGTGAACACCTCAGTTGGAAACGCAGAAGATTCGGCCCTGCTTCAGTCCCGTTTGCTCTACCCAAAGAGGAAGCAGCAGTGCCTACAGTACTTCTACAAGATGACCGGCAGTGTGAAGGACCGGTTGGTGGTCTGGCTCAAGATGGACGACGGCACAGGGACAGTGCGCAAGCTGAAGAAAGTGCATACAATTTATG CTGATGCTGACCATTCCTGGAGAATTGTACACGTGCCAGTGGAAGTTACGGTCAAGTTCCGCTACGCCTTCCAGGCCGTGCGGGGTGACCCAGCAGCAGGTGGTGGCATCTTCATCGACGACGTCACCATGACCGAGACGCCGTGCCCGGCCGGCGTGTGGCGCATCCCCAACTTCTCTCAGCTCATGGCGACGTCCGACTCCAGCACGGTCCTGGACAGCCCTCGCTTCTACAGCCCCGAGGGCTACGCGTTTGGCGTCCGCGTCAAGCCCATGTCCGACTACTACGACTACACGGGCAACTACACGGGGCTCTACTTCCACCTGCTCAGCGGAGAGGACGACGTGGTGATGGAGTGGCCCGCCGTCAACCGCCAGGCCAAACTGGTGATCATGGACCAGGACCCTGACGTGAAGCTGCGCATGTCCACGGCACGCAGCCTCACCACCGACTTGATCaaga CACCTGATGGCAAACTTTGGTGGGATAACCCCTCGAAGGTGGGAACCTGGGACACGACAAACAAGTGGTACCGCAGTGAGTCCAGGGGCTGGCGAAACATGGTGAAACACTTTGACCTCAAAAGACGTAACTACCTGAAAAATGACGACCTCATCATCTTTGTGGACTTTGAGG ATCTAACACCGTTGATTAAGACAGAGGTGCCTGTTGTACCTCATCCATAA